The Thermotoga sp. SG1 region AACTACAAACAACCAGGGAGATCTTTTTCTTTTTGAAGAAATCCTCAGCTCCTTTGATGATGAGCGAAAAGAATGGGTTTGTTATGTCAGGTACAATGAATCCCACTGTGTCGGTGTATCCCTTCCTCAAACTTCGTGCCACCAGATTCGGTGTGTATCCCATTTTCTTGATAACCTCAAGTACTTTTTCCTCAAGTTCTTTTCTCACCGGTGCACTTTTGTTTATCACTCTTGAAACTGTAGAAGGTGAAACGCCTGCCTCACGTGCTATATCTCTTATGGTCACTTTTTTCATAATTTCACCTTCAAAAACTCTTCTACTTCCTGCCGTGAGGGTATAGAACTTTGAGCCCCTAATCTTGTTACAGATATAGCCGCCGCTGCCATACCGAAGATCACAGCATCTTCGAGATTCTTACCTTCTGCCAGCCCAACAGCGAAAGCACCATTGAAGACGTCGCCAGCTGCTGTCGTATCGACTGCGTTTACTTCAAAAGCTGGAAAGTGCTTTTTTCCCTTCTTGTTCAGCAAAAGAATTCCTTTTTCGCCGAGTTTTACAAGAACGTTCTTTACACCTAGTTTCAAAAATCTTTCAGCTGCGTTCTCAACTGTGGAAAAATCTCCAAAGATTTCTCTGGAGAGGGTTTCTATCTCCTCCTCGTTCGGCGTAAGATAGTCCACGTATTGAAAGATCTCTTCATTTATTCCCTGTGCTGGAGCGGGGTCGAAGATCACAATACCGTTGAACCTTTTTGCACACTCCAGAGTAGTTTCAAACGGGATCTCGTTTTGAAGAAGTAAGATTTCGCTTCTGGATAGTTCTTCCCAGTCTATCAATTCTTTCTTGAGTTCCGCGTTCGCACCGGGAAAGATGATGATTCTGTTCTGGCCGCTTCTGTCCACCTCTATGAAAGCTCTTCCAGTAGGGACATTTATCTGGATGTACCCTTTTATTCCATGCCTTTCAAAATTATCCGAGAGGATTTTTGCATAATCGTCGTTTCCCAAACATGTCAAAAAACGGCAGCTTTTTTCTCCTATTTTTGCAACGGTCACAGCCTGATTTGCCCCTTTTCCACCGGGAAAAATGTTCATCTCAAGTGCCTTTTGAGTTTCTCCTGGTCTTGTGAAGTGATCGACCTTGAGGACGATGTCTATGTTCGAACTTCCAACAACCGATATCATT contains the following coding sequences:
- the rbsK gene encoding ribokinase, producing MISVVGSSNIDIVLKVDHFTRPGETQKALEMNIFPGGKGANQAVTVAKIGEKSCRFLTCLGNDDYAKILSDNFERHGIKGYIQINVPTGRAFIEVDRSGQNRIIIFPGANAELKKELIDWEELSRSEILLLQNEIPFETTLECAKRFNGIVIFDPAPAQGINEEIFQYVDYLTPNEEEIETLSREIFGDFSTVENAAERFLKLGVKNVLVKLGEKGILLLNKKGKKHFPAFEVNAVDTTAAGDVFNGAFAVGLAEGKNLEDAVIFGMAAAAISVTRLGAQSSIPSRQEVEEFLKVKL